Proteins encoded within one genomic window of Gambusia affinis linkage group LG23, SWU_Gaff_1.0, whole genome shotgun sequence:
- the eps8a gene encoding epidermal growth factor receptor kinase substrate 8a isoform X8 — translation MNGFDPPALNVFSSNINGLGAPSPDPPRNKAKSGAKAQYEQRKNFSRSSINSLTDTSQYQVEHLTTFVLDRKDGMITVDDGVRRLRLLDAKGKVWTQEMLLQVEDKAVSLIDLDSQNELENFPIGSVQHCQAVMNACSYDSILALVCKDSGQSKADLHLFQCDDIKANLIHLDVESAMIDAKGGKVKKRPETLKMILKSDGMIPPPPTTPAPEAPASSNQDNRGRVAAWSAWANEQQHCEQHQQPSLDDGAADMAALRVDRDVQILNHILDDVEFFVMKLQKAAEAFTELSRRKKGKKGKKKGPGEGVLSLRSRPPSEEEFVDCLQKFKHAFNQLAKLKDHIQNPSAVDLVHFLFTPLRMVVQASGGTELARSVLVPLLSRDAIEFLHAAGTAEERHLWVTLGDGWTKCRLEWPKDHYFPQVALRFRDGWEPPVVPAVAPSREQELLQLAESLVNADARGLEGVLQRFPLADGSLDPQIRLDQNLFAKSKYDFVARNNTELSVLKDELLEVLDDRKQWWKVRNGTGATGYVPNNILELTRTSDLTGRGDPVYSHTIQLMMPKKEFELFKQQLLGELNEKQTTKSDPSLDKPQMSEVPSPPAPNRLPTPPLPPPATEPGKPSSAALSRNNSSTSSDAGSTAARDPGAQRAAVAGRRKSNMEEVQDELLHRLTLGRSAQKNFQVPSRSNSGNLPAAGITYDSPPDEVKAWLEAKGFSPVTISSLGVLTGAQLFSLNKEELKTVCPDDGGRVFSQVTVQKAALEKSSGSELQEIMRRRQEKLAASTVDSGVESFDEGSTH, via the exons ATGAACGGATTTGATCCTCCAGCTCTGAACGTCTTCAGCTCCAACATCAA CGGACTCGGTGCTCCGTCTCCGGATCCCCCCAGGAATAAAGCCAAGAGTGGTGCCAAAGCCCAGTATG AACAAAGGAAGAACTTCTCCAGAAGCAGCATCAACAGCTTGACGGACACGTCGCAGTACCAGGTGGAG CACCTCACCACGTTCGTTTTGGACCGGAAAGATGGGATGATTACGGTGGATGATGGCGTGCGGCGGCTGCGCCTGCTGGACGCCAAGGGGAAAGTGTGGACGCAGGAAAtgctgctgcaggtggaggACAAGGCGGTCAGCCTCATCGACCTGGACTCACAG AACGAGTTGGAGAACTTCCCCATCGGCTCCGTCCAGCACTGCCAGGCGGTGATGAACGCCTGCAGCTACGACTCCATCCTGGCGCTGGTGTGCAAAGACTCGGGTCAGAGCAAGGCGGACCTGCACCTGTTCCAGTGCGACGACATCAAG GCGAATCTGATTCACCTGGACGTAGAAAGTGCCATGATCGATGCCAAAGGAGGCAAAGTGAAGAAACGACCCGAGACGCTGAA GATGATCCTGAAGAGCGATGGCATGATCCCGCCTCCACCTACTACCCCCGCCCCCGAGGCGCCAGCCTCATCCAATCAGGACAACAGGGGGCGGGTTGCTGCCTGGTCGGCATGGGCCAATGAACAGCAGCACT GCGAGCAGCACCAGCAGCCGTCGCTGGACGACGGCGCGGCGGACATGGCGGCGCTGCGGGTGGACCGGGATGTG CAAATCCTGAACCACATCCTGGACGACGTGGAGTTCTTTGTGATGAAGCTGCAGAAGGCGGCCGAGGCGTTCACCGAGCTGAGCAGGAGGAAGAAGGGCAAAAAGGGCAAGAAGAAAGGGCCGGGAG AGGGCGTCCTGTCCCTGAGGTCCAGGCCTCCCAGTGAAGAAGAGTTTGTGGACTGCCTGCAGAAGTTCAAACATGCCTTCAACCAGTTG GCAAAGCTGAAGGACCACATTCAGAACCCTAGTGCCGTGGATCTGGTCCATTTCCTGTTTACGCCGCTCAGGATG GTGGTACAGGCGTCCGGCGGTACCGAGCTGGCCCGGAGTGTCCTGGTTCCGCTGCTCAGCAGAGACGCCATCGAGTTCCTCCATGCCGCAGGAACGGCCGAGGAGCGCCACCTGTGGGTGACTCTGGGTGATGGCTGGACCAAGTGCAG GCTGGAGTGGCCAAAGGACCACTATTTCCCCCAGGTGGCGCTGCGGTTCCGGGACGGCTGGGAGCCCCCTGTGGTTCCGGCTGTGGCTCCGAGTCGGGAGCAGGAACTCCTGCAGCTGGCCGAGAGCCTGGTGAACGCCGACGCCCGCGGTCTGGAG ggGGTGCTGCAGCGGTTTCCTCTGGCTGACGG GAGTTTGGATCCGCAGATCCGACTGGATCAGAACCTTTTTGCCAAATCAAAGTACGACTTTGTGGCGAGGAACAACACAGAGCTGTCGGTTCTGAAAGACGAACTCCTCGAG GTTCTGGATGACCGGAAGCAGTGGTGGAAGGTCCGGAACGGCACCGGCGCCACCGGCTACGTGCCAAACAACATCCTGGAGCTGACCAGAACCTCGGACCTGACCGGCCGTGGAGACCCGGTCTACAGCCACACTATCCAG CTCATGATGCCTAAGAAGGAGTTTGAATTGTTTAAG CAGCAGCTACTGGGAGAGTTAAACGAG AAACAGACCACAAAGTCGGACCCAAGCCTAGATAAACCACAGATGTCTGAGGTCCCGTCGCCGCCCGCCCCCAATCGGCTCCCCACGCCGCCGCTCCCCCCCCCCGCAACAGAACCTGGCAAACCGAGCAGCGCCGCACTTAGCCgcaacaacagcagcacatCAAGCGACGCCGGCAGCACCGCCGCAAGGGATCCAGGTGCCCAGAGAGCCGCTGTTGCAGGAC gtaGGAAGTCCAACATGGAGGAGGTCCAGGACGAGTTGCTCCACCGGCTGACGTTGGGTCGGAGTGCCCAGAAAAATTTCCAGGTTCCGTCTCGGAGCAACAGCGGCAACCTGCCGGCTGCAGGAATCACCTACGACTCTCCGCCAGACGAAGTGAAGGCCTGGCTGGAGGCCAAGGGCTTCAGCCCAGT GACGATCAGCAGCCTGGGCGTTCTGACCGGAGCCCAGCTGTTCTCCCTCAACAAGGAGGAGCTGAAGACGGTTTGTCCCGACGACGGGGGGCGGGTCTTCAGCCAGGTGACGGTCCAGAAGGCGGCGCTGGAG
- the eps8a gene encoding epidermal growth factor receptor kinase substrate 8a isoform X2: MNGFDPPALNVFSSNINGLGAPSPDPPRNKAKSGAKAQYEQRKNFSRSSINSLTDTSQYQVEHLTTFVLDRKDGMITVDDGVRRLRLLDAKGKVWTQEMLLQVEDKAVSLIDLDSQNELENFPIGSVQHCQAVMNACSYDSILALVCKDSGQSKADLHLFQCDDIKANLIHLDVESAMIDAKGGKVKKRPETLKMILKSDGMIPPPPTTPAPEAPASSNQDNRGRVAAWSAWANEQQHCEQHQQPSLDDGAADMAALRVDRDVQILNHILDDVEFFVMKLQKAAEAFTELSRRKKGKKGKKKGPGEGVLSLRSRPPSEEEFVDCLQKFKHAFNQLAKLKDHIQNPSAVDLVHFLFTPLRMVVQASGGTELARSVLVPLLSRDAIEFLHAAGTAEERHLWVTLGDGWTKCRLEWPKDHYFPQVALRFRDGWEPPVVPAVAPSREQELLQLAESLVNADARGLEQGVLQRFPLADGYALHNSAHKRFQVLDQNTAVAAFKHAVSRRVDRSLDPQIRLDQNLFAKSKYDFVARNNTELSVLKDELLEVLDDRKQWWKVRNGTGATGYVPNNILELTRTSDLTGRGDPVYSHTIQLMMPKKEFELFKQLLGELNEKQTTKSDPSLDKPQMSEVPSPPAPNRLPTPPLPPPATEPGKPSSAALSRNNSSTSSDAGSTAARDPGAQRAAVAGRRKSNMEEVQDELLHRLTLGRSAQKNFQVPSRSNSGNLPAAGITYDSPPDEVKAWLEAKGFSPVTISSLGVLTGAQLFSLNKEELKTVCPDDGGRVFSQVTVQKAALEKSSGSELQEIMRRRQEKLAASTVDSGVESFDEGSTH, from the exons ATGAACGGATTTGATCCTCCAGCTCTGAACGTCTTCAGCTCCAACATCAA CGGACTCGGTGCTCCGTCTCCGGATCCCCCCAGGAATAAAGCCAAGAGTGGTGCCAAAGCCCAGTATG AACAAAGGAAGAACTTCTCCAGAAGCAGCATCAACAGCTTGACGGACACGTCGCAGTACCAGGTGGAG CACCTCACCACGTTCGTTTTGGACCGGAAAGATGGGATGATTACGGTGGATGATGGCGTGCGGCGGCTGCGCCTGCTGGACGCCAAGGGGAAAGTGTGGACGCAGGAAAtgctgctgcaggtggaggACAAGGCGGTCAGCCTCATCGACCTGGACTCACAG AACGAGTTGGAGAACTTCCCCATCGGCTCCGTCCAGCACTGCCAGGCGGTGATGAACGCCTGCAGCTACGACTCCATCCTGGCGCTGGTGTGCAAAGACTCGGGTCAGAGCAAGGCGGACCTGCACCTGTTCCAGTGCGACGACATCAAG GCGAATCTGATTCACCTGGACGTAGAAAGTGCCATGATCGATGCCAAAGGAGGCAAAGTGAAGAAACGACCCGAGACGCTGAA GATGATCCTGAAGAGCGATGGCATGATCCCGCCTCCACCTACTACCCCCGCCCCCGAGGCGCCAGCCTCATCCAATCAGGACAACAGGGGGCGGGTTGCTGCCTGGTCGGCATGGGCCAATGAACAGCAGCACT GCGAGCAGCACCAGCAGCCGTCGCTGGACGACGGCGCGGCGGACATGGCGGCGCTGCGGGTGGACCGGGATGTG CAAATCCTGAACCACATCCTGGACGACGTGGAGTTCTTTGTGATGAAGCTGCAGAAGGCGGCCGAGGCGTTCACCGAGCTGAGCAGGAGGAAGAAGGGCAAAAAGGGCAAGAAGAAAGGGCCGGGAG AGGGCGTCCTGTCCCTGAGGTCCAGGCCTCCCAGTGAAGAAGAGTTTGTGGACTGCCTGCAGAAGTTCAAACATGCCTTCAACCAGTTG GCAAAGCTGAAGGACCACATTCAGAACCCTAGTGCCGTGGATCTGGTCCATTTCCTGTTTACGCCGCTCAGGATG GTGGTACAGGCGTCCGGCGGTACCGAGCTGGCCCGGAGTGTCCTGGTTCCGCTGCTCAGCAGAGACGCCATCGAGTTCCTCCATGCCGCAGGAACGGCCGAGGAGCGCCACCTGTGGGTGACTCTGGGTGATGGCTGGACCAAGTGCAG GCTGGAGTGGCCAAAGGACCACTATTTCCCCCAGGTGGCGCTGCGGTTCCGGGACGGCTGGGAGCCCCCTGTGGTTCCGGCTGTGGCTCCGAGTCGGGAGCAGGAACTCCTGCAGCTGGCCGAGAGCCTGGTGAACGCCGACGCCCGCGGTCTGGAG cagggGGTGCTGCAGCGGTTTCCTCTGGCTGACGGGTACGCTCTCCATAACTCCGCCCACAAACGCTTCCAGGTCCTGGACCAGAACACGGCCGTGGCTGCTTTCAAACACGCCGTCAGCCGCCGTGTGGACCG GAGTTTGGATCCGCAGATCCGACTGGATCAGAACCTTTTTGCCAAATCAAAGTACGACTTTGTGGCGAGGAACAACACAGAGCTGTCGGTTCTGAAAGACGAACTCCTCGAG GTTCTGGATGACCGGAAGCAGTGGTGGAAGGTCCGGAACGGCACCGGCGCCACCGGCTACGTGCCAAACAACATCCTGGAGCTGACCAGAACCTCGGACCTGACCGGCCGTGGAGACCCGGTCTACAGCCACACTATCCAG CTCATGATGCCTAAGAAGGAGTTTGAATTGTTTAAG CAGCTACTGGGAGAGTTAAACGAG AAACAGACCACAAAGTCGGACCCAAGCCTAGATAAACCACAGATGTCTGAGGTCCCGTCGCCGCCCGCCCCCAATCGGCTCCCCACGCCGCCGCTCCCCCCCCCCGCAACAGAACCTGGCAAACCGAGCAGCGCCGCACTTAGCCgcaacaacagcagcacatCAAGCGACGCCGGCAGCACCGCCGCAAGGGATCCAGGTGCCCAGAGAGCCGCTGTTGCAGGAC gtaGGAAGTCCAACATGGAGGAGGTCCAGGACGAGTTGCTCCACCGGCTGACGTTGGGTCGGAGTGCCCAGAAAAATTTCCAGGTTCCGTCTCGGAGCAACAGCGGCAACCTGCCGGCTGCAGGAATCACCTACGACTCTCCGCCAGACGAAGTGAAGGCCTGGCTGGAGGCCAAGGGCTTCAGCCCAGT GACGATCAGCAGCCTGGGCGTTCTGACCGGAGCCCAGCTGTTCTCCCTCAACAAGGAGGAGCTGAAGACGGTTTGTCCCGACGACGGGGGGCGGGTCTTCAGCCAGGTGACGGTCCAGAAGGCGGCGCTGGAG
- the eps8a gene encoding epidermal growth factor receptor kinase substrate 8a isoform X5 — protein sequence MNGFDPPALNVFSSNINGLGAPSPDPPRNKAKSGAKAQYEQRKNFSRSSINSLTDTSQYQVEHLTTFVLDRKDGMITVDDGVRRLRLLDAKGKVWTQEMLLQVEDKAVSLIDLDSQNELENFPIGSVQHCQAVMNACSYDSILALVCKDSGQSKADLHLFQCDDIKANLIHLDVESAMIDAKGGKVKKRPETLKMILKSDGMIPPPPTTPAPEAPASSNQDNRGRVAAWSAWANEQQHCEQHQQPSLDDGAADMAALRVDRDVQILNHILDDVEFFVMKLQKAAEAFTELSRRKKGKKGKKKGPGEGVLSLRSRPPSEEEFVDCLQKFKHAFNQLAKLKDHIQNPSAVDLVHFLFTPLRMVVQASGGTELARSVLVPLLSRDAIEFLHAAGTAEERHLWVTLGDGWTKCRLEWPKDHYFPQVALRFRDGWEPPVVPAVAPSREQELLQLAESLVNADARGLEQGVLQRFPLADGYALHNSAHKRFQVLDQNTAVAAFKHAVSRRVDRSLDPQIRLDQNLFAKSKYDFVARNNTELSVLKDELLEVLDDRKQWWKVRNGTGATGYVPNNILELTRTSDLTGRGDPVYSHTIQKQTTKSDPSLDKPQMSEVPSPPAPNRLPTPPLPPPATEPGKPSSAALSRNNSSTSSDAGSTAARDPGAQRAAVAGRRKSNMEEVQDELLHRLTLGRSAQKNFQVPSRSNSGNLPAAGITYDSPPDEVKAWLEAKGFSPVTISSLGVLTGAQLFSLNKEELKTVCPDDGGRVFSQVTVQKAALEKSSGSELQEIMRRRQEKLAASTVDSGVESFDEGSTH from the exons ATGAACGGATTTGATCCTCCAGCTCTGAACGTCTTCAGCTCCAACATCAA CGGACTCGGTGCTCCGTCTCCGGATCCCCCCAGGAATAAAGCCAAGAGTGGTGCCAAAGCCCAGTATG AACAAAGGAAGAACTTCTCCAGAAGCAGCATCAACAGCTTGACGGACACGTCGCAGTACCAGGTGGAG CACCTCACCACGTTCGTTTTGGACCGGAAAGATGGGATGATTACGGTGGATGATGGCGTGCGGCGGCTGCGCCTGCTGGACGCCAAGGGGAAAGTGTGGACGCAGGAAAtgctgctgcaggtggaggACAAGGCGGTCAGCCTCATCGACCTGGACTCACAG AACGAGTTGGAGAACTTCCCCATCGGCTCCGTCCAGCACTGCCAGGCGGTGATGAACGCCTGCAGCTACGACTCCATCCTGGCGCTGGTGTGCAAAGACTCGGGTCAGAGCAAGGCGGACCTGCACCTGTTCCAGTGCGACGACATCAAG GCGAATCTGATTCACCTGGACGTAGAAAGTGCCATGATCGATGCCAAAGGAGGCAAAGTGAAGAAACGACCCGAGACGCTGAA GATGATCCTGAAGAGCGATGGCATGATCCCGCCTCCACCTACTACCCCCGCCCCCGAGGCGCCAGCCTCATCCAATCAGGACAACAGGGGGCGGGTTGCTGCCTGGTCGGCATGGGCCAATGAACAGCAGCACT GCGAGCAGCACCAGCAGCCGTCGCTGGACGACGGCGCGGCGGACATGGCGGCGCTGCGGGTGGACCGGGATGTG CAAATCCTGAACCACATCCTGGACGACGTGGAGTTCTTTGTGATGAAGCTGCAGAAGGCGGCCGAGGCGTTCACCGAGCTGAGCAGGAGGAAGAAGGGCAAAAAGGGCAAGAAGAAAGGGCCGGGAG AGGGCGTCCTGTCCCTGAGGTCCAGGCCTCCCAGTGAAGAAGAGTTTGTGGACTGCCTGCAGAAGTTCAAACATGCCTTCAACCAGTTG GCAAAGCTGAAGGACCACATTCAGAACCCTAGTGCCGTGGATCTGGTCCATTTCCTGTTTACGCCGCTCAGGATG GTGGTACAGGCGTCCGGCGGTACCGAGCTGGCCCGGAGTGTCCTGGTTCCGCTGCTCAGCAGAGACGCCATCGAGTTCCTCCATGCCGCAGGAACGGCCGAGGAGCGCCACCTGTGGGTGACTCTGGGTGATGGCTGGACCAAGTGCAG GCTGGAGTGGCCAAAGGACCACTATTTCCCCCAGGTGGCGCTGCGGTTCCGGGACGGCTGGGAGCCCCCTGTGGTTCCGGCTGTGGCTCCGAGTCGGGAGCAGGAACTCCTGCAGCTGGCCGAGAGCCTGGTGAACGCCGACGCCCGCGGTCTGGAG cagggGGTGCTGCAGCGGTTTCCTCTGGCTGACGGGTACGCTCTCCATAACTCCGCCCACAAACGCTTCCAGGTCCTGGACCAGAACACGGCCGTGGCTGCTTTCAAACACGCCGTCAGCCGCCGTGTGGACCG GAGTTTGGATCCGCAGATCCGACTGGATCAGAACCTTTTTGCCAAATCAAAGTACGACTTTGTGGCGAGGAACAACACAGAGCTGTCGGTTCTGAAAGACGAACTCCTCGAG GTTCTGGATGACCGGAAGCAGTGGTGGAAGGTCCGGAACGGCACCGGCGCCACCGGCTACGTGCCAAACAACATCCTGGAGCTGACCAGAACCTCGGACCTGACCGGCCGTGGAGACCCGGTCTACAGCCACACTATCCAG AAACAGACCACAAAGTCGGACCCAAGCCTAGATAAACCACAGATGTCTGAGGTCCCGTCGCCGCCCGCCCCCAATCGGCTCCCCACGCCGCCGCTCCCCCCCCCCGCAACAGAACCTGGCAAACCGAGCAGCGCCGCACTTAGCCgcaacaacagcagcacatCAAGCGACGCCGGCAGCACCGCCGCAAGGGATCCAGGTGCCCAGAGAGCCGCTGTTGCAGGAC gtaGGAAGTCCAACATGGAGGAGGTCCAGGACGAGTTGCTCCACCGGCTGACGTTGGGTCGGAGTGCCCAGAAAAATTTCCAGGTTCCGTCTCGGAGCAACAGCGGCAACCTGCCGGCTGCAGGAATCACCTACGACTCTCCGCCAGACGAAGTGAAGGCCTGGCTGGAGGCCAAGGGCTTCAGCCCAGT GACGATCAGCAGCCTGGGCGTTCTGACCGGAGCCCAGCTGTTCTCCCTCAACAAGGAGGAGCTGAAGACGGTTTGTCCCGACGACGGGGGGCGGGTCTTCAGCCAGGTGACGGTCCAGAAGGCGGCGCTGGAG
- the eps8a gene encoding epidermal growth factor receptor kinase substrate 8a isoform X3, with the protein MNGFDPPALNVFSSNINGLGAPSPDPPRNKAKSGAKAQYEQRKNFSRSSINSLTDTSQYQVEHLTTFVLDRKDGMITVDDGVRRLRLLDAKGKVWTQEMLLQVEDKAVSLIDLDSQNELENFPIGSVQHCQAVMNACSYDSILALVCKDSGQSKADLHLFQCDDIKANLIHLDVESAMIDAKGGKVKKRPETLKMILKSDGMIPPPPTTPAPEAPASSNQDNRGRVAAWSAWANEQQHCEQHQQPSLDDGAADMAALRVDRDVQILNHILDDVEFFVMKLQKAAEAFTELSRRKKGKKGKKKGPGEGVLSLRSRPPSEEEFVDCLQKFKHAFNQLAKLKDHIQNPSAVDLVHFLFTPLRMVVQASGGTELARSVLVPLLSRDAIEFLHAAGTAEERHLWVTLGDGWTKCRLEWPKDHYFPQVALRFRDGWEPPVVPAVAPSREQELLQLAESLVNADARGLEGVLQRFPLADGYALHNSAHKRFQVLDQNTAVAAFKHAVSRRVDRSLDPQIRLDQNLFAKSKYDFVARNNTELSVLKDELLEVLDDRKQWWKVRNGTGATGYVPNNILELTRTSDLTGRGDPVYSHTIQLMMPKKEFELFKQQLLGELNEKQTTKSDPSLDKPQMSEVPSPPAPNRLPTPPLPPPATEPGKPSSAALSRNNSSTSSDAGSTAARDPGAQRAAVAGRRKSNMEEVQDELLHRLTLGRSAQKNFQVPSRSNSGNLPAAGITYDSPPDEVKAWLEAKGFSPVTISSLGVLTGAQLFSLNKEELKTVCPDDGGRVFSQVTVQKAALEKSSGSELQEIMRRRQEKLAASTVDSGVESFDEGSTH; encoded by the exons ATGAACGGATTTGATCCTCCAGCTCTGAACGTCTTCAGCTCCAACATCAA CGGACTCGGTGCTCCGTCTCCGGATCCCCCCAGGAATAAAGCCAAGAGTGGTGCCAAAGCCCAGTATG AACAAAGGAAGAACTTCTCCAGAAGCAGCATCAACAGCTTGACGGACACGTCGCAGTACCAGGTGGAG CACCTCACCACGTTCGTTTTGGACCGGAAAGATGGGATGATTACGGTGGATGATGGCGTGCGGCGGCTGCGCCTGCTGGACGCCAAGGGGAAAGTGTGGACGCAGGAAAtgctgctgcaggtggaggACAAGGCGGTCAGCCTCATCGACCTGGACTCACAG AACGAGTTGGAGAACTTCCCCATCGGCTCCGTCCAGCACTGCCAGGCGGTGATGAACGCCTGCAGCTACGACTCCATCCTGGCGCTGGTGTGCAAAGACTCGGGTCAGAGCAAGGCGGACCTGCACCTGTTCCAGTGCGACGACATCAAG GCGAATCTGATTCACCTGGACGTAGAAAGTGCCATGATCGATGCCAAAGGAGGCAAAGTGAAGAAACGACCCGAGACGCTGAA GATGATCCTGAAGAGCGATGGCATGATCCCGCCTCCACCTACTACCCCCGCCCCCGAGGCGCCAGCCTCATCCAATCAGGACAACAGGGGGCGGGTTGCTGCCTGGTCGGCATGGGCCAATGAACAGCAGCACT GCGAGCAGCACCAGCAGCCGTCGCTGGACGACGGCGCGGCGGACATGGCGGCGCTGCGGGTGGACCGGGATGTG CAAATCCTGAACCACATCCTGGACGACGTGGAGTTCTTTGTGATGAAGCTGCAGAAGGCGGCCGAGGCGTTCACCGAGCTGAGCAGGAGGAAGAAGGGCAAAAAGGGCAAGAAGAAAGGGCCGGGAG AGGGCGTCCTGTCCCTGAGGTCCAGGCCTCCCAGTGAAGAAGAGTTTGTGGACTGCCTGCAGAAGTTCAAACATGCCTTCAACCAGTTG GCAAAGCTGAAGGACCACATTCAGAACCCTAGTGCCGTGGATCTGGTCCATTTCCTGTTTACGCCGCTCAGGATG GTGGTACAGGCGTCCGGCGGTACCGAGCTGGCCCGGAGTGTCCTGGTTCCGCTGCTCAGCAGAGACGCCATCGAGTTCCTCCATGCCGCAGGAACGGCCGAGGAGCGCCACCTGTGGGTGACTCTGGGTGATGGCTGGACCAAGTGCAG GCTGGAGTGGCCAAAGGACCACTATTTCCCCCAGGTGGCGCTGCGGTTCCGGGACGGCTGGGAGCCCCCTGTGGTTCCGGCTGTGGCTCCGAGTCGGGAGCAGGAACTCCTGCAGCTGGCCGAGAGCCTGGTGAACGCCGACGCCCGCGGTCTGGAG ggGGTGCTGCAGCGGTTTCCTCTGGCTGACGGGTACGCTCTCCATAACTCCGCCCACAAACGCTTCCAGGTCCTGGACCAGAACACGGCCGTGGCTGCTTTCAAACACGCCGTCAGCCGCCGTGTGGACCG GAGTTTGGATCCGCAGATCCGACTGGATCAGAACCTTTTTGCCAAATCAAAGTACGACTTTGTGGCGAGGAACAACACAGAGCTGTCGGTTCTGAAAGACGAACTCCTCGAG GTTCTGGATGACCGGAAGCAGTGGTGGAAGGTCCGGAACGGCACCGGCGCCACCGGCTACGTGCCAAACAACATCCTGGAGCTGACCAGAACCTCGGACCTGACCGGCCGTGGAGACCCGGTCTACAGCCACACTATCCAG CTCATGATGCCTAAGAAGGAGTTTGAATTGTTTAAG CAGCAGCTACTGGGAGAGTTAAACGAG AAACAGACCACAAAGTCGGACCCAAGCCTAGATAAACCACAGATGTCTGAGGTCCCGTCGCCGCCCGCCCCCAATCGGCTCCCCACGCCGCCGCTCCCCCCCCCCGCAACAGAACCTGGCAAACCGAGCAGCGCCGCACTTAGCCgcaacaacagcagcacatCAAGCGACGCCGGCAGCACCGCCGCAAGGGATCCAGGTGCCCAGAGAGCCGCTGTTGCAGGAC gtaGGAAGTCCAACATGGAGGAGGTCCAGGACGAGTTGCTCCACCGGCTGACGTTGGGTCGGAGTGCCCAGAAAAATTTCCAGGTTCCGTCTCGGAGCAACAGCGGCAACCTGCCGGCTGCAGGAATCACCTACGACTCTCCGCCAGACGAAGTGAAGGCCTGGCTGGAGGCCAAGGGCTTCAGCCCAGT GACGATCAGCAGCCTGGGCGTTCTGACCGGAGCCCAGCTGTTCTCCCTCAACAAGGAGGAGCTGAAGACGGTTTGTCCCGACGACGGGGGGCGGGTCTTCAGCCAGGTGACGGTCCAGAAGGCGGCGCTGGAG